In a genomic window of Anoxybacter fermentans:
- the aroQ gene encoding type II 3-dehydroquinate dehydratase: MFKFMVIHGPNLNLLGIREPKYYGTKTLEEINSEIQDFAEKENLKVTIYQENEEGKIINLIHQAYFEKYDGIIINPGAYTHYSIAIRDALAGVNLPAVEVHISNIYSREEFRHHSVIAPVVLGQISGFGSQGYILALKGLKEKLVSD, translated from the coding sequence ATGTTTAAATTTATGGTGATTCACGGCCCTAACCTTAATTTATTAGGAATCCGTGAACCAAAATATTATGGAACAAAGACCCTGGAAGAGATCAATTCAGAAATACAGGATTTTGCTGAAAAAGAGAATCTTAAAGTAACTATTTATCAGGAAAATGAAGAAGGTAAAATTATTAATCTTATACACCAGGCCTATTTTGAAAAATATGACGGAATTATCATTAATCCGGGAGCCTATACTCATTACAGTATTGCCATCCGGGACGCTCTGGCAGGAGTTAATTTGCCTGCTGTTGAGGTGCATATTTCCAATATCTATAGTCGGGAAGAATTTCGTCATCATTCAGTGATTGCCCCTGTTGTATTAGGGCAAATATCTGGTTTTGGTTCACAGGGTTATATACTTGC
- a CDS encoding type II secretion system protein GspD has protein sequence MKSKCVLILIFILFYLFLTPVQADENTLISMDFKDADLRDVFRTLAQIAEVNLIVHQSVQGKITLTLNEVSFEEAIKLITIINDLEYHWVGNTLLIAEPTEIEENFTEMGIRAFNIQYAEMDKIKEVLERLLIGSTIVIDDRTRTLVFAGKKSQLTEAQKIISKLDVPIPQVFLDVRVEEISTTGLDKVGVPQGDYAKLKLILNSNGFVTDIGFDFPNIVESLRKEGLARTLANPGLVTLDGEASRLLIGDKVPVEAEEEVDGQLKTVVKYIEAGIKLEFTPRISDDGYITLQVKPQVSSLGEYLTRGYPLIRSREFETVVRIRDGETFVIGGLIREEDRKSLEKVPFLGDIPILGMLFRHNENSRQSTEIVIFITPRIIYPQTEIGNSIKEQIDRKKARNFIEKEMREDEQQNHHSLKITP, from the coding sequence ATGAAGAGTAAATGTGTTCTTATTTTAATTTTTATATTATTTTACTTATTTTTAACTCCGGTTCAGGCAGATGAAAATACTCTTATTAGTATGGATTTTAAGGATGCCGATCTTAGAGATGTATTTCGGACATTGGCCCAGATTGCGGAAGTAAACCTGATTGTTCATCAATCTGTCCAGGGTAAGATAACTTTGACATTAAATGAAGTATCTTTTGAAGAAGCTATTAAGCTTATAACTATTATCAATGACCTGGAATATCACTGGGTGGGTAATACTCTTTTAATAGCAGAACCGACAGAAATTGAAGAAAATTTTACTGAAATGGGAATTCGAGCTTTTAATATTCAATACGCCGAAATGGATAAGATTAAAGAAGTTCTGGAAAGATTATTGATTGGAAGTACCATTGTTATTGATGATAGAACCAGAACGCTGGTGTTTGCAGGTAAAAAATCTCAGCTTACTGAGGCTCAAAAAATTATATCTAAATTGGATGTTCCTATCCCGCAGGTATTTCTGGATGTAAGAGTGGAAGAGATATCTACAACTGGATTGGATAAGGTAGGAGTTCCACAGGGAGACTATGCAAAACTTAAATTAATTTTAAATTCCAATGGTTTTGTCACCGATATTGGTTTTGATTTTCCCAATATAGTTGAATCACTAAGAAAAGAAGGATTAGCCAGAACTCTGGCTAATCCTGGTCTTGTTACTTTGGATGGAGAGGCATCCAGACTTCTCATTGGTGATAAAGTTCCGGTAGAAGCAGAGGAAGAGGTTGATGGTCAGCTTAAAACTGTCGTCAAATACATCGAGGCTGGGATTAAATTGGAGTTTACCCCTCGAATTTCTGATGATGGTTATATTACCCTTCAGGTTAAACCCCAGGTTAGTTCATTAGGTGAATATTTAACTAGAGGTTATCCGTTAATTCGGAGTAGAGAATTTGAGACTGTAGTTCGGATTCGTGATGGAGAAACTTTTGTTATCGGTGGATTGATCCGGGAGGAGGATCGAAAGAGCTTAGAAAAAGTACCGTTTTTGGGAGACATTCCTATTCTAGGTATGCTTTTTAGACATAATGAAAATTCCAGACAGTCAACTGAAATAGTTATCTTTATTACTCCCCGGATTATCTATCCTCAAACTGAAATAGGAAATAGTATTAAAGAGCAAATTGATAGAAAAAAGGCCAGGAATTTTATAGAAAAAGAAATGAGGGAGGATGAGCAGCAAAATCACCACTCCCTTAAAATTACTCCATGA
- a CDS encoding PilN domain-containing protein — MIWINFFPTKRYMVTRYLFWFCLLIFFLILFFQLYLTEMNRKFDIRLFELTNVLKQEEVNRLKDISNLEVLQKKYEKIKNELAELDKKIEILNNVQKNPVPILKKVAYFLPGEIWLTKIHNEGRGKIYIEGESINYVQILNWIERLKQFPEISEIHFLKFQGHQVIRFTLELEIGGGTP, encoded by the coding sequence ATGATCTGGATAAATTTTTTTCCAACTAAAAGATATATGGTGACCAGATACCTTTTCTGGTTCTGCCTTCTTATATTTTTCTTGATTTTGTTCTTTCAACTTTATTTGACAGAGATGAATCGTAAATTTGATATCCGTTTGTTTGAACTGACTAATGTACTTAAACAGGAAGAGGTTAATCGTTTGAAAGATATAAGTAACTTAGAGGTTTTACAAAAAAAATATGAAAAAATCAAAAACGAGTTGGCTGAATTGGATAAAAAGATAGAAATTTTAAACAATGTACAAAAAAATCCTGTTCCGATTCTAAAAAAAGTTGCTTATTTTTTGCCCGGAGAGATATGGTTAACAAAAATTCATAATGAGGGAAGAGGGAAAATTTATATTGAAGGCGAAAGTATAAATTATGTTCAAATTTTAAATTGGATAGAAAGATTGAAACAATTTCCTGAGATCAGTGAGATCCATTTTCTTAAGTTTCAAGGTCATCAAGTAATTCGGTTTACTTTAGAGCTTGAGATAGGTGGTGGGACACCATGA
- the pilM gene encoding type IV pilus biogenesis protein PilM: protein MKKRAVGLEIADRAIYLVELIKEREIIINHWQIVDLPLDIIENGEIKDLSVLRKKISSLLPKRISLNPIPIIVGISGIQTFVRKFKIPKVPLKEMDKIVRWEGENILPYPITEFFYNYQIIDQSDDDCQILFAALHRDRLNKYLQLFKELKVPVQFLTLQPFGLVNYVEFIGEFSRYSGVLARVRSRSFDFILLYEGIVELVRSVSLFRSGEPKKPILDIFISELISTLRHFKSLYNLWLNTGLFFGEREMLNQIRLKMPSFHWRHLQVNISTKKPLPYELAQELPCAVGLGFMGVI from the coding sequence TTGAAAAAAAGAGCGGTCGGTCTTGAAATTGCTGACCGGGCCATTTATCTGGTGGAACTAATAAAAGAAAGAGAGATTATAATTAACCATTGGCAGATTGTAGATTTACCGTTGGATATTATTGAAAATGGTGAAATTAAGGATTTATCCGTTCTTCGAAAAAAAATTTCATCTCTGTTACCCAAGAGGATTTCTTTAAATCCAATTCCAATAATAGTAGGTATATCTGGGATTCAGACATTTGTTCGAAAGTTTAAAATTCCAAAAGTTCCCTTAAAGGAGATGGATAAAATTGTTCGTTGGGAAGGGGAGAATATTCTCCCCTATCCTATTACAGAGTTTTTTTATAATTATCAAATAATTGATCAATCTGATGATGATTGTCAAATTCTTTTTGCTGCTTTGCATAGAGATCGTTTGAATAAATATTTACAACTCTTTAAGGAGTTAAAGGTGCCGGTACAGTTTTTAACCCTTCAACCTTTTGGATTGGTCAATTATGTGGAGTTTATAGGTGAGTTCTCTCGATATAGCGGGGTGTTGGCCCGGGTAAGGAGTAGGAGTTTTGATTTTATTCTTCTTTATGAAGGAATAGTGGAGTTGGTTCGGAGTGTTTCTCTTTTTCGTTCCGGGGAACCAAAAAAACCAATTCTGGATATTTTTATATCTGAATTAATCTCTACTCTGAGACATTTTAAATCTCTATATAATCTGTGGCTCAATACCGGTCTATTCTTTGGGGAGAGAGAGATGTTAAATCAAATCCGGTTGAAGATGCCTTCATTTCATTGGAGACATCTGCAGGTCAATATTTCTACAAAAAAACCTCTTCCTTATGAGCTAGCTCAGGAGTTGCCCTGTGCTGTTGGATTAGGTTTTATGGGAGTGATATAG
- the pilO gene encoding type 4a pilus biogenesis protein PilO, with amino-acid sequence MTYFFFYEFRYKLALGIVLILIFISIFFFLIPEIRLYKQKKADLNEFQLISSRIKLWKNYRSLKEEKETKSKYVKGLESKLYFVDEIYLLVESIQSIFQSTGIEPISFNLGSIIEDKIYFYQNMQIKIQGSYEEILSFLSLIVKKHLIKNLDFEIGPYQDSLLQCSLNLEVYLKPGKWSD; translated from the coding sequence ATGACCTATTTCTTCTTTTATGAATTTAGGTATAAGCTGGCCTTGGGAATTGTACTTATTTTAATTTTTATCTCAATTTTTTTCTTTTTAATTCCAGAAATAAGATTATATAAACAGAAAAAAGCTGACTTGAATGAGTTTCAACTTATCAGTTCAAGAATAAAGCTTTGGAAAAACTATCGAAGCTTGAAGGAAGAAAAAGAAACAAAATCGAAATATGTAAAGGGTCTGGAAAGTAAACTTTACTTTGTAGATGAGATATATCTATTGGTGGAATCTATTCAATCTATTTTTCAATCTACTGGAATAGAACCCATCTCTTTTAATCTGGGTTCTATTATTGAAGATAAAATATATTTTTATCAGAATATGCAAATTAAGATCCAGGGTAGTTATGAAGAGATTTTAAGTTTTCTTTCATTAATAGTTAAAAAACATCTTATAAAGAATTTGGATTTCGAGATTGGGCCTTATCAGGATAGTTTGTTGCAGTGTTCACTTAATCTGGAGGTATATCTTAAGCCGGGGAAGTGGAGTGATTAG
- a CDS encoding zinc ribbon domain-containing protein gives MLYPIAYQNLKTMEKVILEKKQNKIPFIKLLDYIKYKAKDYGIEVAVVDESYTSKASSLTENIRIIQELSGCAIDLTNASGGKCVKRGLFKDTNINKVINADLNGAGNICMLGNKKAQQKYVKGGANRWLNIELCNPIKVESDFKLCRLLKSA, from the coding sequence TTGTTATATCCAATAGCTTATCAAAACTTAAAAACAATGGAAAAAGTAATTTTAGAAAAGAAACAAAACAAAATACCATTTATCAAGTTGTTAGATTATATCAAATACAAAGCAAAAGACTATGGAATAGAAGTGGCAGTAGTAGACGAAAGTTATACATCAAAAGCAAGTAGCCTTACTGAAAATATAAGAATTATTCAAGAATTATCCGGGTGTGCCATAGATTTAACTAATGCTTCCGGAGGAAAGTGTGTTAAACGTGGCTTATTCAAAGATACAAATATTAATAAAGTTATTAATGCTGACTTAAATGGGGCGGGAAATATTTGTATGTTAGGAAATAAAAAAGCACAGCAAAAATATGTTAAAGGAGGTGCAAACCGTTGGCTTAATATTGAGCTGTGCAATCCTATCAAAGTAGAAAGCGACTTCAAGTTATGTAGATTGCTTAAATCTGCATAA